From a single Planococcus shenhongbingii genomic region:
- a CDS encoding Stp1/IreP family PP2C-type Ser/Thr phosphatase produces MFQYVMESDTGRKRKINEDRVAVLRRPEGLLLALVADGMGGHNAGDVASELTVSTLGRLFIEEAADTFLTVDKRKTWLSVNVQHVNRLVYEYALNHPDCKGMGTTLIAALIDKQDCVMCHIGDSRAYVINGAVEQLTRDHSYVNVLVDSGEISEEEAEAHPKKNWIVKALGTDPEIDGEILHFSLESSSYLLICSDGLSNKVSKSDIASIVLSPVPLSQKGEEMVKLANELGGEDNISFVLLSSKAEEV; encoded by the coding sequence TTGTTTCAATACGTCATGGAAAGTGATACAGGAAGAAAACGCAAAATAAATGAAGATCGTGTCGCTGTCCTCAGGCGCCCGGAAGGATTGCTGTTGGCACTCGTTGCCGATGGCATGGGTGGACATAATGCGGGGGATGTAGCGAGCGAACTGACGGTGTCGACGCTGGGCAGACTTTTTATTGAGGAAGCAGCAGATACGTTTTTAACTGTGGACAAACGAAAAACATGGCTCTCAGTCAACGTTCAACATGTCAATCGGCTCGTTTATGAATATGCCTTGAACCATCCGGATTGCAAAGGAATGGGAACAACATTGATTGCGGCGTTGATCGACAAACAGGATTGCGTCATGTGCCATATTGGCGACAGCCGGGCATATGTGATAAACGGAGCAGTAGAACAATTGACGCGTGATCATTCATACGTCAATGTACTGGTTGACAGCGGAGAAATAAGCGAAGAAGAAGCTGAGGCCCATCCTAAGAAAAATTGGATTGTGAAAGCACTTGGGACTGATCCGGAAATTGACGGAGAGATTCTCCATTTTTCTTTGGAATCGTCTTCTTACTTGCTTATCTGTTCGGATGGTTTGAGCAATAAAGTTTCGAAAAGTGATATCGCATCAATTGTTCTATCTCCGGTTCCGCTTTCACAAAAAGGTGAAGAAATGGTGAAACTCGCCAATGAACTGGGAGGAGAAGATAATATTTCATTTGTTCTTCTTTCCTCTAAGGCTGAGGAGGTGTAG
- the rpmB gene encoding 50S ribosomal protein L28 translates to MPKVCAISGRKARSGNARSHALNSTKRTWGANLQKVRILVDGKPKRVWVSARAMKSGKVERV, encoded by the coding sequence ATGCCTAAAGTATGTGCAATTAGTGGACGCAAAGCTCGTTCTGGAAACGCCCGTTCACACGCGTTAAACTCGACAAAACGTACATGGGGAGCAAACCTTCAAAAAGTTCGTATCCTTGTAGACGGTAAACCGAAACGTGTATGGGTTTCTGCAAGAGCAATGAAATCAGGAAAAGTTGAGCGCGTATAA
- a CDS encoding thiamine diphosphokinase, which produces MIVVVAAGGPVAEMPDFSLWPSALFIGVDAGTVVLLDRGIQPVAAVGDFDSVSTEEMEKIGELFPELNRAAAEKDETDTELALEKAMGFSPERIIITGVTGGRLDHYMSALHAIYNYQRKFPAIEFVLVNRQNRIRFLSPGIHRVKPDEKYHYISFYPFAEEVHGFTLKDFKYEVSSETIPFGSTRFISNELKTEGTVSLTKGSCIMIESSDN; this is translated from the coding sequence GTGATTGTCGTTGTGGCAGCAGGGGGACCGGTTGCGGAAATGCCTGATTTCTCTCTATGGCCATCTGCCTTGTTTATCGGAGTGGACGCCGGTACAGTAGTTTTGCTGGACCGGGGTATCCAGCCGGTGGCAGCTGTAGGTGATTTTGATTCTGTCTCCACTGAAGAGATGGAGAAAATCGGAGAATTGTTTCCAGAGTTAAACCGGGCGGCAGCTGAAAAAGATGAAACGGATACTGAGTTGGCGTTGGAAAAAGCGATGGGGTTTTCTCCGGAGCGAATCATTATCACAGGAGTGACGGGCGGCAGGCTAGATCATTATATGAGTGCCCTTCATGCCATCTATAACTACCAGCGAAAGTTTCCAGCAATTGAATTCGTATTAGTCAACCGCCAGAATCGCATCCGTTTTTTAAGTCCAGGAATACATCGTGTAAAGCCGGATGAAAAATACCATTATATATCGTTTTACCCATTTGCAGAAGAAGTTCATGGATTTACCTTGAAGGATTTTAAATACGAAGTAAGCAGCGAAACAATCCCGTTTGGCTCCACCCGCTTTATCAGCAACGAGCTTAAGACGGAAGGAACAGTGTCGCTTACAAAAGGCAGCTGCATCATGATCGAAAGCTCGGATAACTAA
- the rpe gene encoding ribulose-phosphate 3-epimerase, with amino-acid sequence MIKIAPSILAADFSKLGEEVREVELAGADWIHIDVMDGHFVPNITMGAIVVDALRPLTNLPLDVHLMIANPDQYIEDFANAGADYITVHVEAAPHLHRTIQLIRSFGVKPGVVLNPHTPVESIQHILEDIDLVLFMTVNPGFGGQKFIHSVVPKIEQLSRIIDEKGLDIEIQVDGGINEETIVPCAKAGANVFVAGSAIYSQKDRAAALQGIKQVGEEAIL; translated from the coding sequence ATGATTAAAATTGCACCTTCTATACTAGCAGCAGATTTTTCGAAATTAGGAGAAGAAGTCCGGGAAGTTGAACTGGCAGGAGCAGATTGGATTCATATCGATGTTATGGATGGCCATTTTGTTCCGAATATTACAATGGGAGCGATTGTTGTTGACGCATTGCGCCCTTTGACCAACCTTCCGTTAGACGTTCACTTGATGATTGCAAATCCAGATCAGTACATTGAAGATTTTGCAAATGCAGGAGCGGATTATATAACGGTGCATGTAGAAGCGGCTCCGCATCTGCACAGAACCATTCAATTGATACGTTCATTCGGCGTTAAGCCGGGAGTGGTATTAAACCCGCATACACCGGTTGAATCGATCCAGCATATACTTGAAGATATCGATTTAGTGCTATTCATGACTGTCAATCCGGGATTCGGCGGGCAAAAATTCATCCACTCGGTTGTTCCGAAAATTGAGCAGTTGTCCCGAATCATTGATGAAAAAGGCTTGGATATCGAAATCCAAGTCGATGGCGGCATCAACGAAGAAACGATCGTTCCTTGCGCAAAAGCAGGAGCTAATGTTTTTGTTGCTGGATCTGCCATCTATAGCCAAAAAGACCGTGCAGCAGCCTTGCAGGGCATTAAACAGGTAGGAGAAGAGGCGATTCTGTGA
- the rsgA gene encoding ribosome small subunit-dependent GTPase A: MPKGQIRKALSGFYYVLDDNGQRYIQCRGRGVFRNRQISPLVGDFVDYEADHDLEGTITHVHERKNELVRPPISNIDQAILVFSAKQPDFHPLLLDRFLTAIEQHNIQPVICLTKMDLLKDSEKEKLEGFIADYEKIGYEVIPTYKGDPTLQERLMPVLEGKISVLAGQSGVGKSTMLNTILPALKLKTDDISKALNRGKHTTRHVELIEVNNGLLADTPGFSSFDFDTIEKEELSGYFPEMAERSNGCKFRECLHLNEPKCAIKAAVESKEIPEYRYKHYLKFLEEIMSRKPRYTND; encoded by the coding sequence ATGCCGAAAGGTCAAATTAGAAAAGCGCTAAGCGGTTTTTATTACGTTCTGGACGACAATGGACAACGATATATCCAGTGTAGAGGCCGAGGCGTTTTTAGAAATCGGCAAATTTCGCCGTTAGTTGGAGATTTTGTGGATTATGAAGCCGATCATGATTTAGAAGGCACAATTACTCATGTCCATGAGCGGAAAAACGAATTAGTGCGTCCGCCAATTTCGAACATCGACCAGGCAATCCTTGTTTTTTCTGCAAAACAGCCTGATTTTCATCCGCTCCTTCTGGACCGGTTCCTGACAGCAATTGAACAGCACAATATACAACCTGTTATTTGCCTGACTAAAATGGACCTTTTAAAAGACAGCGAAAAAGAAAAACTGGAAGGCTTCATAGCCGATTACGAAAAGATCGGCTATGAAGTAATTCCAACTTATAAAGGGGATCCCACTTTGCAAGAGCGGTTAATGCCTGTGCTGGAAGGAAAAATCAGTGTATTGGCTGGCCAGTCGGGCGTTGGAAAATCAACGATGCTCAATACAATTTTACCGGCGTTAAAGCTGAAAACAGATGATATTTCCAAAGCGCTGAACCGAGGCAAACATACCACGCGCCATGTCGAACTGATTGAAGTGAACAATGGATTACTGGCGGATACACCTGGATTCAGTTCTTTTGATTTTGACACAATTGAAAAAGAAGAATTGTCCGGTTATTTTCCGGAAATGGCAGAGCGATCAAACGGCTGTAAATTTCGGGAGTGCCTTCATTTGAATGAACCCAAATGTGCCATCAAGGCAGCCGTGGAATCTAAAGAGATTCCAGAATATCGTTATAAGCATTATTTGAAATTTTTGGAAGAAATTATGAGTCGAAAGCCGAGGTATACTAATGATTAA
- the pknB gene encoding Stk1 family PASTA domain-containing Ser/Thr kinase, which yields MLIGRSINGRYKILELIGGGGMSNVYLAHDMILDRDIAIKILRYDFSNEEELRRRFQREALSTTSLAHPNIVNIFDVGEEESIHYLVMEYVPGKTLKEYIIEHSPVAPEEAVKIMTQLTSALAHAHQNQIVHRDIKPQNILMDAEGNVKITDFGIAMALSATSYTQTNSVLGTVHYLSPEQARGGTANKKSDIYSLGIVMFELLTGRLPFSGESAVSIALKHLQTETPSLRQLVPTMPQSLENVVLKATAKNPQHRYQSANEMEEDLATVLLPERLNEPKFTVPVDQDETRAMPIIKDRVVYESMEKTKELAPAGSIEKKDKPSEPVKKKRKKGPLVAMFIGLLVLVGLIIALAFPEMFGPRQVVVPDVSGMERDEAIEELEAVGFVIGEEQQQSSEEIEEGQIIRTIPEANKMRDRESEIQLFISTGKESKEFEDYVGRDIEQTLESLEEENYKSIEQTPEFSDEPVGTILEQDPRAGEEIIISETDVEFTVSKGKDIRTVENITGYTEEDLNEYARSSGFNIRIIGEEPSENAPEGTVLSQSPAAEEQLEAGSTIEVVMSSGKAPLPLKTYIHTVEIPYEPAEPAAEGEEPVEQTVQIYIQDQNNTMVEPVEEFTITENETRKLELQIAEGESATYRIVRDSTIILEETIDYDSVE from the coding sequence ATGTTGATCGGCAGAAGTATTAATGGCCGCTATAAGATATTGGAATTGATCGGCGGAGGCGGTATGTCAAACGTCTATCTGGCCCATGACATGATTTTGGACCGGGATATCGCTATAAAAATCTTAAGATACGATTTTTCTAATGAAGAAGAACTGCGGCGGCGATTCCAGCGGGAAGCTTTATCGACCACCAGCCTCGCTCATCCAAATATCGTGAACATTTTTGATGTAGGCGAAGAAGAATCCATTCATTATCTTGTAATGGAATATGTTCCAGGCAAAACTTTAAAAGAATACATAATCGAACATTCACCAGTGGCCCCTGAAGAAGCGGTCAAGATTATGACGCAGTTAACATCAGCTCTCGCCCATGCTCACCAAAACCAGATTGTCCATCGCGATATTAAGCCACAAAATATCTTGATGGATGCAGAAGGAAATGTGAAAATCACCGATTTTGGAATTGCGATGGCATTGAGTGCCACTTCCTATACACAAACGAACTCGGTACTCGGGACCGTGCATTACCTGTCTCCAGAACAAGCGCGCGGCGGCACGGCCAACAAAAAATCAGACATTTATTCTCTTGGAATTGTGATGTTTGAACTTTTGACTGGAAGATTGCCATTCTCCGGTGAATCTGCAGTATCGATTGCCTTAAAGCATTTGCAGACAGAAACGCCTTCTTTGCGTCAGCTTGTTCCAACAATGCCGCAAAGCCTGGAAAACGTCGTGCTCAAAGCCACTGCTAAAAATCCGCAGCACCGTTATCAATCAGCAAATGAAATGGAAGAGGATTTAGCTACGGTTTTACTGCCGGAACGCTTGAATGAACCTAAATTTACGGTTCCGGTTGACCAGGATGAAACAAGAGCTATGCCCATCATTAAAGACCGGGTTGTTTACGAGAGCATGGAAAAAACAAAAGAACTGGCTCCAGCCGGCTCAATCGAAAAAAAAGACAAGCCTTCCGAGCCAGTTAAGAAAAAAAGGAAAAAAGGACCTTTAGTTGCCATGTTTATTGGATTATTGGTTCTGGTTGGGCTGATCATTGCATTGGCATTTCCTGAAATGTTCGGGCCGAGGCAAGTAGTTGTACCGGACGTTTCCGGAATGGAGCGAGACGAAGCAATAGAAGAATTAGAGGCAGTAGGATTTGTCATCGGGGAAGAACAGCAGCAGTCTTCCGAGGAAATCGAAGAAGGACAAATAATCAGAACAATTCCCGAGGCTAATAAAATGCGAGACCGCGAGTCGGAAATTCAGTTGTTTATCAGCACCGGCAAAGAATCAAAAGAATTTGAGGATTATGTTGGCCGTGATATTGAACAAACATTGGAATCGCTCGAAGAGGAAAATTATAAATCGATTGAGCAAACGCCGGAATTTTCAGATGAACCTGTCGGGACGATTCTTGAACAGGACCCGAGAGCCGGCGAGGAAATCATCATTTCAGAAACAGATGTTGAATTCACGGTCAGCAAAGGGAAAGATATACGGACCGTCGAAAATATTACGGGATATACCGAAGAAGATTTGAATGAATATGCTCGTTCTTCGGGCTTTAATATCCGGATTATTGGAGAAGAGCCTTCTGAAAATGCACCGGAAGGAACCGTTTTGTCTCAAAGCCCGGCTGCAGAAGAACAGTTGGAAGCAGGCAGTACAATAGAAGTCGTTATGTCTTCAGGCAAAGCGCCGCTTCCGCTGAAAACTTATATTCATACGGTCGAGATTCCATATGAGCCGGCCGAACCGGCTGCAGAAGGAGAAGAGCCAGTCGAACAGACGGTGCAGATTTATATCCAGGACCAAAATAATACAATGGTGGAACCGGTAGAAGAATTCACCATCACTGAAAACGAAACGCGTAAACTGGAATTGCAGATAGCAGAAGGCGAGAGTGCCACTTACCGAATTGTCCGTGACTCGACTATTATTCTGGAAGAAACCATAGACTATGACAGTGTGGAATAA